One window from the genome of Manis pentadactyla isolate mManPen7 chromosome 15, mManPen7.hap1, whole genome shotgun sequence encodes:
- the LOC130681157 gene encoding lysM and putative peptidoglycan-binding domain-containing protein 2-like, translating to MEQIKRANNFFPNDCIFLKKTLNIPVISEKPLLFNGLNSMDSPENETVDSSFPHEEEPVAAKESLSPPSPPEATVQPVHPEEVSAKDFLQGLDLQIKLSTQAAKKLKEESRDEESLYATSLYQS from the coding sequence ATGGAGCAGATTAAAAgggcaaataatttttttcccaatgATTGTATATTTCTGAAGAAAACTTTGAACATCCCAGTTATATCAGAGAAGCCTTTGTTGTTTAATGGACTTAACTCAATGGATTCTCCAGAAAATGAAACTGTTGATAGCAGTTTTCCTCATGAAGAGGAGCCAGTAGCAGCTAAGGAAAGCCTCTCTCCTCCCAGTCCTCCAGAGGCCACTGTTCAGCCTGTACACCCTGAGGAAGTGTCAGCCAAAGATTTCCTGCAGGGACTAGACTTGCAGATTAAGTTGTCAACACAGGCAGCCaagaaactaaaagaagaaaGCAGAGATGAAGAAAGTCTCTATGCAACTTCCCTCTATCAGAGTTAG